The Vicia villosa cultivar HV-30 ecotype Madison, WI linkage group LG1, Vvil1.0, whole genome shotgun sequence genome includes a region encoding these proteins:
- the LOC131639385 gene encoding caffeoyl-CoA O-methyltransferase-like: protein MGEENQVIENKPALYKGLLNSDALYNYILETNVFPREHPCLKELREMTEIHSQGIMLIPADEGQFLSLLIKLMNAKKTMEIGVYTGYSLLSTALALPSDGTILALDISREYFELGLPMIKKAGVDHKIEFREGPAVDLLDEILQDENNKGAFDFIFVDADKNNYLNYHKRVIELVKVGGLIGYDNTLWCGSVVAPPDTIIYETIRNLREYVIEFNKYIAQDSRFEVCLVSIGDGITLCRRIK, encoded by the exons atggGTGAGGAAAACCAAGTCATCGAAAACAAACCTGCCCTTTACAAGGGTCTCCTTAACAGTGATGCACTTTATAAT TATATACTTGAAACGAATGTGTTTCCGAGAGAGCATCCATGTTTGAAAGAGCTTCGTGAGATGACAGAAATACACTCTCA GGGCATTATGCTTATACCTGCTGATGAAGGACAGTTTCTAAGCTTGTTGATTAAGCTGATGAATGCAAAGAAGACAATGGAGATTGGTGTGTACACTGGCTACTCTCTTCTCTCCACTGCTCTTGCTCTCCCCTCTGATGGAACG ataTTGGCTTTAGACATTAGTCGTGAATACTTTGAATTGGGATTGCCCATGATTAAAAAAGCTGGAGTGGATCACAAGATTGAATTTAGAGAAGGACCTGCTGTTGATCTTTTAGATGAAATTCTTCAAGAT GAAAATAACAAGGGagcatttgattttatttttgtggATGCTGATAAGAATAACTACTTAAACTATCACAAAAGAGTAATTGAGCTTGTTAAAGTTGGAGGATTGATCGGATACGATAATACCTTATGGTGTGGATCAGTGGTGGCTCCACCTGATACTATTATTTATGAAACCATTCGGAACTTACGTGAATATGTGATTGAGTTTAACAAGTATATAGCTCAAGATTCAAGATTTGAGGTTTGTCTGGTTTCTATAGGAGATGGGATCACCCTATGCCGCCGCATCAAGTGA